From a region of the Helicobacter hepaticus ATCC 51449 genome:
- the ndk gene encoding nucleoside-diphosphate kinase, translated as MEQTLSIIKPDAVKKGVIGKIIDRFESNNLRICAMKKLQLTRCDAEAFYAIHKERPFFKDLVDFMISGPVVVMVLEGNNAVMKNRDLMGATNPKEAEAGTIRADFAQSIDANAVHGSDSLENAKNEIAFFFSTREIC; from the coding sequence ATGGAGCAAACACTCTCAATTATTAAGCCCGATGCTGTCAAAAAAGGTGTGATTGGCAAAATTATAGACCGCTTTGAAAGCAATAATCTCCGCATTTGTGCAATGAAGAAACTTCAACTTACTCGTTGCGATGCAGAAGCTTTTTATGCTATTCATAAAGAACGACCATTTTTTAAGGATTTGGTTGATTTTATGATAAGCGGACCAGTGGTTGTGATGGTGCTTGAAGGCAATAATGCCGTAATGAAAAATCGTGATCTTATGGGTGCAACAAACCCAAAAGAAGCAGAAGCTGGCACGATTCGTGCAGATTTTGCTCAAAGCATTGATGCAAATGCTGTGCACGGAAGTGATAGTCTTGAAAATGCAAAAAATGAAATTGCTTTTTTCTTTAGCACAAGGGAGATTTGCTAA
- the plsX gene encoding phosphate acyltransferase PlsX, with protein MLKIAIDVMGADNGVTPIVQGVIQALKSRDFNAVIIGDEAQIAPLVPPYLQSRAQIVHCTDYIRMEESASAAAKRTQSSIFKTTELLKNGDVDALVSPGHSGATMSLATLKIGRIKGVSRPAICTTMPNTTDKPSIILDAGANTDCKPEYLVDFAIMGYEYAKNVIGFENPRVGLLSNGEEDNKGNELTKATFKLLKEFSFFKGNVEGRDIFNGSVDVIVCDGFSGNLVLKASEGVASAMSSVLKKDIKSCLCSMFGALFLRGVFKRLKKKMDHSEYGGAPLLGVQKVVIISHGSANARAIECAIYQALNAIESNICSKLSDAFANKPSSAQQ; from the coding sequence ATGCTAAAAATAGCCATTGATGTTATGGGTGCGGATAATGGGGTAACTCCTATCGTTCAAGGAGTTATACAGGCATTAAAATCACGTGATTTTAATGCTGTCATTATCGGTGATGAGGCGCAAATCGCTCCTCTTGTCCCCCCATATCTTCAATCGCGCGCACAAATCGTGCATTGCACAGATTATATTCGTATGGAAGAATCTGCATCTGCAGCGGCAAAACGCACACAATCTTCTATTTTTAAAACCACCGAACTTCTTAAAAATGGAGATGTAGATGCACTTGTCTCACCTGGACATAGTGGAGCAACAATGAGCCTTGCTACACTTAAAATTGGACGCATCAAAGGTGTATCACGCCCTGCAATATGCACTACTATGCCAAATACTACTGATAAACCGAGTATTATCCTTGATGCAGGAGCAAATACAGACTGCAAACCTGAATACCTCGTAGATTTTGCCATTATGGGTTATGAATATGCAAAAAATGTTATAGGATTTGAGAATCCGCGCGTAGGGCTTTTATCTAATGGTGAAGAAGATAATAAAGGAAATGAGCTTACCAAAGCTACCTTCAAACTCTTAAAAGAATTTAGTTTCTTTAAAGGCAATGTTGAAGGACGTGATATTTTTAATGGAAGTGTTGATGTTATTGTATGTGATGGATTCAGTGGGAATCTCGTGCTAAAGGCAAGTGAAGGGGTAGCGAGTGCTATGTCATCGGTGCTGAAAAAAGATATTAAATCCTGCCTATGTTCAATGTTTGGCGCACTTTTCTTACGCGGAGTATTCAAACGATTAAAGAAAAAAATGGACCATAGTGAATATGGTGGTGCCCCTCTACTCGGTGTGCAAAAAGTTGTCATCATTAGTCACGGAAGTGCTAATGCGCGCGCTATTGAATGCGCTATTTATCAAGCGCTTAATGCCATAGAATCTAATATATGTTCCAAGCTCTCTGATGCTTTTGCAAATAAACCTTCGAGCGCTCAACAATAA
- a CDS encoding glycosyltransferase family 4 protein: MIIAIVVDSYKDRSNGTSMTAFRFARALIERGHCVRIITTNPTQEESNEQSSGEEFYFVKERYIPIVTEISHKQHMIFGSPDSHILESALKGCDIAHFYLPFALEIAGVHLCRKMKIPYISAFHLQPQHISYNMNMNFKWFNAYLFRRFYKAFYRYTHHIHCPSQLMEEEIQKAGYGGKKFVISNGFQINRAQSCVKPFDDTFFHIISVGRFSKEKRQDILIKAITQSKYANNIKLHLHGIGPKEQYLRKLCDKLLINPPEFGFIDNNILIEKLKCCHLYVHSAEVESEAISCLEAVSIGLVPVIADSKISATTQFALDERSLFKTNNIADLSAKIDYWVEHSKEREQMKEQYAKSASKYALEKSIDKIINMYEEAITDFTTNPILFKAINA, translated from the coding sequence TCTATGACAGCCTTTCGCTTTGCAAGAGCTTTGATCGAAAGAGGACACTGTGTGCGCATAATCACAACAAATCCTACACAAGAAGAAAGCAATGAACAAAGTAGCGGTGAAGAGTTTTATTTTGTCAAAGAAAGATATATTCCAATCGTTACAGAAATCTCTCATAAACAACATATGATTTTTGGTTCACCAGATTCTCACATTTTAGAATCTGCCCTTAAAGGTTGTGATATTGCACATTTTTATTTACCTTTTGCATTAGAAATTGCAGGTGTTCATTTGTGCAGAAAGATGAAGATTCCCTATATAAGTGCTTTTCATCTCCAACCTCAACATATCAGTTATAATATGAATATGAACTTTAAATGGTTTAATGCTTATCTTTTTAGGAGATTCTATAAAGCCTTTTATCGTTACACACATCATATCCACTGCCCAAGTCAGCTTATGGAAGAAGAAATACAAAAGGCAGGGTATGGTGGGAAAAAGTTTGTTATAAGCAATGGATTCCAAATTAATAGAGCGCAATCTTGTGTGAAGCCATTTGATGATACATTTTTTCATATTATTTCAGTGGGAAGATTCTCTAAAGAAAAGCGGCAGGATATTTTGATAAAAGCTATTACTCAAAGTAAATATGCAAACAATATCAAATTACATCTACACGGAATTGGACCAAAAGAGCAATATCTGCGCAAACTCTGCGATAAACTTTTAATCAATCCGCCTGAATTTGGTTTTATTGATAATAATATACTCATTGAAAAACTTAAATGTTGCCATTTGTATGTGCATTCTGCGGAAGTTGAAAGCGAGGCTATTTCTTGCCTAGAGGCAGTTTCTATTGGATTAGTTCCTGTTATTGCTGATTCTAAAATAAGTGCTACTACACAATTTGCTCTTGATGAAAGAAGCTTATTTAAAACAAATAATATAGCGGATTTAAGCGCAAAAATTGACTATTGGGTAGAACACTCTAAAGAACGAGAGCAGATGAAAGAGCAATATGCCAAAAGTGCATCAAAATATGCACTTGAGAAAAGTATTGATAAAATCATTAATATGTATGAAGAAGCTATCACCGATTTTACGACAAATCCTATATTATTTAAAGCCATTAACGCTTGA
- the rpmF gene encoding 50S ribosomal protein L32, translating to MAVPKRRVSKTRAAKRRSHYKIALAKPIKDKDGSWKMPHHINKFTGSYK from the coding sequence ATGGCAGTTCCTAAAAGACGCGTAAGCAAAACCCGAGCAGCAAAAAGACGCTCACACTACAAAATAGCTCTTGCAAAACCCATCAAAGATAAAGATGGAAGCTGGAAAATGCCTCATCATATTAATAAATTTACAGGTAGCTACAAGTAA